The proteins below come from a single Portunus trituberculatus isolate SZX2019 chromosome 34, ASM1759143v1, whole genome shotgun sequence genomic window:
- the LOC123512871 gene encoding cuticle protein 19-like, giving the protein MPFNFAYAVNDEYNGNVQSHNEDSDGKVTTGQYSVLLPDGRTQIVNFRADHDRGFVAEVSYDGQAQYPSHAPGPAVTFRPAVPPSPLPDVYQSPSSPSPPQVGYN; this is encoded by the coding sequence ATGCCTTTCAACTTCGCGTACGCAGTCAATGATGAGTACAACGGTAACGTGCAGAGCCACAATGAAGACTCAGATGGCAAGGTGACAACTGGCCAGTATTCCGTCCTCCTCCCTGACGGACGCACGCAGATTGTCAACTTCCGCGCGGATCATGATAGAGGTTTCGTGGCGGAGGTGAGCTACGATGGCCAGGCTCAGTATCCCTCTCATGCTCCAGGGCCTGCTGTCACCTTCCGTCCCGCTGTGCCGCCCTCCCCACTCCCTGACGTGTACCAGTCCCCCTCTTCGCCTTCGCCGCCTCAAGTAGGGTACAACTAA
- the LOC123512864 gene encoding DNA-directed RNA polymerase II subunit RPB1-like, producing the protein MRLLQVVLVTCAALGLTSGFPKAAPSLLNGHSHNDHHHTSPSDGYSYDVPKSPFALPGEAADHVPSYEEPDTGYLPPHGSSPVGGDYGLALDVSSFQPFTGPSTARPSIGHGGSSLFLQSTPRPSYGSTTPRPSYTPPTTSYGPTSTYTPPHDSYGPPKDSYGPPQDTYDPPKDSYGPPQDTYGPPKDSYGHPQNTYDPPKDSYGPPQDTYGPPKDSYGHPQDTYGPPKDTYGPPKDTYGHPKDSYSPPANSYGPSTPRPSYGPTTTYAPPQDSYGPSTPRPSYGPPQNSYGHPTHTYTTPTHPTYGPTTPTQSYGPPTSPPYGPTTPRPTYGPPRNTYTPPTNPTYPPTTPSSNYGHPTTVSYGHHSF; encoded by the coding sequence gtggtgttggtgacgtGTGCTGCCCTGGGCCTCACTTCAGGGTTCCCTAAGGCCGCCCCGTCCCTCTTGAACGGCCACTCacacaacgaccaccaccacacctcccccTCCGACGGGTACTCTTACGATGTGCCCAAGAGTCCCTTCGCTCTGCCCGGAGAAGCAGCAGACCACGTGCCCAGCTATGAGGAGCCTGACACGGGTTACCTCCCCCCACACGGTTCCTCTCCTGTGGGTGGTGACTACGGCCTGGCTCTCGACGTCTCTTCCTTCCAACCCTTCACCGGGCCCTCCACCGCCAGGCCATCTATAGGCCACGGCGggtcctctctcttcctgcagTCCACGCCCCGCCCCTCCTACGGCTCCACCACCCCACGCCCCTCATACACCCCTCCCACGACTTCCTATGGCCCCACCTCCACGTACACGCCTCCCCATGACTCCTATGGCCCTCCTAAGGATTCCTATGGCCCTCCCCAGGACACCTATGACCCTCCCAAGGACTCCTATGGCCCTCCCCAGGACACGTATGGCCCTCCTAAGGATTCCTATGGCCATCCCCAGAACACCTATGACCCTCCCAAGGACTCCTATGGCCCTCCCCAGGACACGTATGGCCCTCCTAAGGATTCCTATGGCCATCCCCAGGACACCTATGGCCCTCCTAAGGACACCTATGGCCCTCCCAAGGACACCTATGGCCATCCCAAGGACTCCTACAGCCCTCCTGCAAACAGTTATGGCCCCAGCACCCCGCGTCCCTCCTATGGCCCTACCACCACCTATGCGCCTCCCCAAGACTCCTATGGCCCCAGCACCCCACGTCCTAGCTACGGCCCACCCCAGAACTCCTATGgccatcccacacacacctacaccacGCCCACTCATCCCACCTATGGCCCAACCACCCCCACGCAGAGCTATGGCCCCCCTACCAGTCCCCCCTATGGCCCCACCACCCCACGCCCCACCTATGGCCCACCCAGGAACACCTAcaccccacccaccaacccCACCTACCCCCCCACCACCCCATCTAGCAACTATGGCCATCCTACCACCGTGTCTTATGGCCACCACTCCTTCTAA